A single region of the Raphanus sativus cultivar WK10039 chromosome 1, ASM80110v3, whole genome shotgun sequence genome encodes:
- the LOC108848620 gene encoding uncharacterized protein LOC108848620: protein MAYSSSSSFSAFTDLPSSIVGVTREEFYAFHNIDRTLFTRLVFDLNRDTNQTSQVIAFLFLLEQIQYARNLTPFLVELPDAFIETVANEVDVCLSILHNLDFSTLFVTNNDDGSVIPLLLRLTGGRLTLRYVHQNRETLLLGVIKNMNEICSRAFDDLCVKAEMYYREQLLALQREKIIEEMSNMRLSVQEGSPNRLNVPQGISSTLRVQQETPIRQSVPRGNPNRLNVPQGISSALSVQQQSPIRLSIPQEISNRQGGQHGIPIRQSVQQGISTRQSVQYQTPIWLSAQQERAPALTTPLPVDEETDIENEEVVIPADDRTVFLTFSKGYPTSESEVRVYFTRKFGEVIEAILMQEVEENEQPLFARMVLKKECAWKIEEIVGPGNKKKFTIDGKHVWARKYVRKKPSSTASPSSSHV from the coding sequence TAGACAGAACCTTATTCACTCGTCTCGTCTTTGATCTTAACCGAGACACGAACCAAACGTCTCAAGTGATTGCTTTTCTCTTCTTGCTCGAGCAAATCCAGTACGCTCGAAACTTAACACCGTTTCTCGTCGAGTTACCAGACGCATTCATTGAGACGGTGGCTAACGAAGTCGATGTGTGTCTAAGCATCTTACACAACCTAGATTTCTCAACGCTCTTCGTTACCAACAACGATGATGGTTCGGTTATACCTTTGCTCTTACGTCTGACTGGAGGCAGGCTTACTCTCAGATACGTCCATCAAAACCGCGAAACTCTCCTCCTTGGTGTGATTAAGAATATGAACGAAATCTGCAGCCGAGCCTTTGATGACTTATGCGTGAAGGCAGAGATGTACTACAGGGAGCAGTTGTTGGCGTTACAAAGGGAGAAAATTATTGAGGAGATGAGCAATATGAGGTTAAGTGTTCAAGAAGGATCCCCTAATCGGTTGAATGTTCCACAAGGAATCTCTAGTACGTTGAGGGTTCAACAAGAAACCCCTATTAGGCAGAGCGTTCCACGAGGAAACCCTAATAGGTTGAATGTTCCACAGGGAATCTCTAGTGCGCTGAGTGTTCAACAACAATCCCCTATTAGGTTGAGTATTCCACAAGAAATCTCTAATAGGCAGGGTGGTCAACATGGAATCCCTATCAGGCAGAGTGTTCAACAAGGAATCTCTACTAGGCAGAGTGTTCAATATCAAACTCCTATTTGGTTGAGTGCTCAACAAGAAAGGGCTCCTGCTCTTACTACACCTCTTCCTGTTGATGAAGAAACAGATATAGAGAACGAGGAAGTGGTTATACCTGCGGATGATAGGACGGTGTTTCTGACTTTTTCGAAAGGATATCCCACTTCGGAATCAGAAGTTAGGGTTTACTTTACAAGGAAATTTGGGGAAGTGATAGAAGCGATACTGATGCAAGAGGTGGAAGAGAATGAGCAACCGTTGTTTGCGAGAATGGTGTTGAAGAAGGAATGTGCTTGGAAGATCGAAGAGATTGTGGGTCCAGGGAATAAAAAGAAATTCACTATTGATGGCAAACATGTTTGGGCTCGCAAGTACGTTCGCAAGAAGCCTAGTTCAACTGCTTCTCCCTCATCATCACATGTGTGA